A part of Streptomyces sp. NBC_00557 genomic DNA contains:
- a CDS encoding DUF1266 domain-containing protein — MSFGPPPAGFEAAAPPAWTPPSQIEQALFEAKRREDWAAYFRTLAQCRLFFEIQKDKADATPSATHVVFGHDPRVAGGRIWAVYTEGMLPAPEPHRVFDWKYLEWFPKVWQPTDPPQIVVNPGSPCEAFLPSAPPHSSAWAQYGQQASPRKRSLQLRTLRFGGPLQGAVAHGLACGALLCVHNGSFWNAMAWHGTGYPGERNRLREWWGITSREEWQYYLRDLLACEQHSSVWDFALRLRRTIARDFGGYVDVGYWKQAAANVIRANSEGSVVVSEEGVTKTEPRPESEVQARIEGVHRLIGRITRYEARMRADGVLDENGYVSSVDAWDLGRASKMARWGLGARFGTLKEAESAVIQAGRAAALSYKSWRDFSAGYILGRSLHFDEEEFGPWYEDMVSAHQILMSDPESPWLTIPFR, encoded by the coding sequence ATGTCGTTCGGTCCGCCACCCGCTGGATTCGAGGCTGCGGCGCCCCCTGCCTGGACACCACCGTCGCAGATCGAGCAGGCGTTGTTCGAGGCCAAGCGGCGTGAGGACTGGGCGGCGTACTTCCGGACGCTCGCGCAGTGCCGGCTGTTCTTCGAGATACAGAAGGACAAGGCGGATGCCACGCCCAGCGCCACGCACGTCGTCTTCGGACACGATCCCCGTGTCGCCGGCGGCCGGATCTGGGCCGTGTACACCGAGGGCATGCTCCCCGCGCCGGAGCCCCACCGCGTCTTCGACTGGAAGTACCTCGAGTGGTTCCCCAAGGTGTGGCAGCCGACCGACCCGCCCCAGATCGTCGTCAACCCGGGCAGCCCGTGCGAGGCGTTCCTCCCCTCCGCGCCCCCGCACTCGTCGGCCTGGGCCCAGTACGGGCAACAGGCCTCCCCCCGGAAGCGTTCGCTGCAGCTGCGCACCCTCCGCTTCGGCGGCCCCCTCCAGGGCGCCGTCGCCCACGGCCTCGCCTGCGGTGCCCTCCTGTGCGTCCACAACGGCTCCTTCTGGAACGCCATGGCGTGGCACGGCACGGGATACCCGGGTGAGCGCAACCGGCTCCGCGAGTGGTGGGGCATCACCAGCCGCGAGGAGTGGCAGTACTACCTCCGCGACCTCCTCGCCTGCGAACAGCACAGCTCGGTCTGGGACTTCGCCCTCCGCCTGCGCCGGACGATCGCCCGGGACTTCGGCGGCTACGTCGACGTGGGCTACTGGAAGCAGGCCGCCGCCAACGTCATCCGGGCGAACTCCGAAGGGTCGGTCGTCGTCAGCGAAGAGGGCGTCACGAAGACGGAGCCCCGCCCCGAGTCAGAGGTCCAGGCCCGGATCGAGGGCGTGCACCGGCTCATCGGACGCATCACCCGCTACGAGGCCCGCATGCGCGCGGACGGCGTGCTCGACGAGAACGGGTACGTCTCCTCCGTCGATGCCTGGGACCTCGGTCGCGCCTCGAAGATGGCCCGGTGGGGGCTCGGAGCCCGGTTCGGAACGCTCAAGGAAGCCGAGTCCGCCGTCATCCAGGCCGGCCGCGCAGCCGCTCTGTCCTACAAGTCATGGCGGGACTTCTCCGCCGGCTACATCCTCGGCCGCTCCCTCCACTTCGACGAGGAGGAGTTCGGCCCCTGGTACGAGGACATGGTCAGCGCCCACCAGATCCTGATGTCCGACCCCGAGAGTCCCTGGCTGACCATTCCGTTCCGCTGA
- a CDS encoding ATP-binding protein, whose amino-acid sequence MPEIEPVESWDYTLCIPNDLRAVTVCRRTLRLILTVHGLIGLVDTAELLAAELVSNAVRHTKGPAALRVRRTAEGMVWIGAWDTDPAPPDPPRPLEQVAGLELEDGRGLGLVRACAQYWGWRPAARFGDRGKYVWCELAAA is encoded by the coding sequence ATGCCCGAAATCGAACCCGTCGAGTCCTGGGACTACACCCTCTGCATCCCCAACGACCTCAGAGCCGTGACGGTGTGCCGCCGCACGCTGCGGCTGATCCTGACGGTGCACGGTCTGATCGGCCTGGTGGACACCGCGGAGCTGCTGGCGGCGGAGCTGGTCTCGAACGCCGTACGGCACACGAAGGGGCCGGCCGCGTTGAGGGTGCGCCGTACGGCGGAGGGGATGGTGTGGATCGGGGCGTGGGACACCGACCCGGCGCCGCCGGACCCGCCGCGTCCGCTGGAGCAGGTGGCCGGGCTGGAGCTGGAAGACGGTCGGGGGCTGGGGCTGGTGCGGGCGTGCGCGCAGTACTGGGGGTGGCGGCCGGCGGCGCGGTTCGGGGACCGGGGCAAGTACGTGTGGTGCGAACTTGCGGCGGCCTAG
- a CDS encoding helix-turn-helix domain-containing protein codes for MVKRREPTARQLRLATELRRLREAAGLNSRQAAALLGVAPAQITHIESALAGVSEQRLRRLASHYACTDDEFVDALAALATDRTHGWWEEFRGSLPNSFLDLAELEHHATFLREVAILYVPGLLQTEDYARAVFSARVPELTRDELELRVRHRMRRQQLTVPYELVIHEAALRIRVSDRATSRAQLSKLLERSAADGVTLRVIPFDLDGFARAASSMTYVGGSVPKLDTVVRDVPHGSAFIDSEAQLSAFRTRFRKVEAVALDPDRSRDFIHKLAQEL; via the coding sequence ATGGTGAAGAGGCGCGAGCCAACGGCACGCCAGCTGCGCCTGGCGACTGAGCTGCGCAGACTCCGCGAGGCGGCGGGCCTCAACTCCCGCCAGGCGGCCGCATTGCTCGGCGTCGCCCCAGCCCAGATCACCCATATCGAGTCGGCGCTCGCGGGCGTCAGCGAGCAGCGACTACGTCGTCTCGCCTCGCACTACGCCTGCACCGACGACGAGTTCGTCGATGCCCTGGCGGCACTGGCCACCGACCGGACGCACGGCTGGTGGGAGGAGTTCCGGGGTTCGCTGCCCAACTCGTTCCTGGACCTGGCCGAACTGGAACACCACGCCACGTTCCTCCGTGAGGTGGCCATCCTGTACGTGCCGGGCTTGCTGCAGACAGAGGACTACGCTCGCGCGGTGTTCTCCGCTCGAGTTCCCGAACTGACTCGCGATGAGCTCGAGTTGCGCGTCCGGCACCGCATGAGGCGTCAGCAGCTCACCGTTCCGTACGAGCTGGTCATCCATGAGGCCGCCCTACGCATCAGAGTCAGCGACCGTGCCACCTCCCGGGCCCAGCTGAGCAAGCTGCTGGAACGCTCCGCGGCGGACGGCGTCACCCTACGCGTCATCCCCTTCGACCTGGACGGCTTCGCCAGGGCCGCCAGCTCCATGACGTACGTCGGCGGCTCTGTTCCCAAGCTGGACACGGTCGTGCGTGACGTACCCCACGGCTCGGCCTTCATCGACTCCGAAGCCCAGCTCAGCGCCTTTCGAACGCGTTTCCGTAAGGTGGAGGCCGTCGCGCTCGATCCCGACCGGTCGCGCGACTTCATCCACAAGCTGGCGCAAGAGCTGTGA
- a CDS encoding DUF397 domain-containing protein, translating into MDIPGDWRKSSYSGPDDGNNCVEIAPTPTHISIRDSKNPAAGPLTVPAGSFTLFIEALKKTP; encoded by the coding sequence ATGGACATCCCCGGCGACTGGCGGAAGTCGTCCTACTCGGGCCCCGACGACGGCAACAACTGCGTGGAAATAGCCCCCACCCCCACCCACATATCCATCCGCGACTCCAAGAACCCGGCCGCCGGCCCCCTCACCGTCCCGGCCGGATCCTTCACCCTCTTCATCGAGGCACTGAAGAAGACGCCGTAG
- a CDS encoding dihydrofolate reductase family protein translates to MRSVTYSMGVSLDGYIAGPDGDFRWTAPDEEVFRFATGEVRALGVHLMGRRLYETMLYWETADQDPSLDDPMREFAAIWKRLPKVVFSTTLPAVQGNARLAAGGLAEEIERLRAEPGEGPIAIGGATLAAEAAALDLIDEYRPRVYPVLVGGGIPFFPRRERRVDLELAESRTFDSRVVYLRYRVVR, encoded by the coding sequence ATGCGCAGCGTGACCTATTCGATGGGCGTCTCGCTCGACGGCTACATCGCGGGGCCGGACGGCGACTTTCGCTGGACGGCGCCCGACGAGGAGGTCTTCCGCTTCGCCACCGGCGAGGTGCGGGCGCTCGGCGTCCACCTGATGGGGCGACGGCTGTACGAGACGATGCTGTACTGGGAGACCGCCGACCAGGACCCATCGCTCGACGACCCGATGCGCGAGTTCGCCGCGATCTGGAAGCGGCTCCCCAAGGTGGTGTTCTCCACCACGCTGCCGGCGGTCCAGGGCAACGCCCGCCTGGCCGCCGGCGGCCTGGCGGAGGAGATCGAGCGCCTGCGAGCGGAGCCGGGGGAGGGCCCCATCGCGATCGGCGGCGCGACGCTCGCCGCCGAGGCGGCCGCGCTGGATCTGATCGACGAGTACCGGCCGAGGGTCTACCCGGTACTGGTCGGCGGCGGCATTCCGTTCTTTCCCCGGCGGGAGCGCCGGGTGGATCTCGAACTCGCGGAGAGCCGCACCTTCGACTCGAGAGTGGTGTATCTGCGGTATCGGGTGGTGCGTTAG
- a CDS encoding glycosyltransferase family 1 protein, translated as MKAIRRFTVRPVLPEPLRPLSDLARNLRWSWHAETRDLFQSVDPEAWAAAGGDPVRTLGRVRPARLAELAGDRRFLRRLGAVADDLDDYLTGDRWYQTQAAGMPAAIAYFSPEFGITAALPQYSGGLGILAGDHLKAASDLGVPLIGVGLLYRHGYFRQTLSRDGWQQEHYPVLDPNELPLTQLKEPDGTLAQVSLVLPGGKALRARIWLAQVGRVPLLLLDSDVEENDLGERGVTDRLYGGGSEHRLLQEMLLGIGGVRAVRTYCRLTGHPEPEVFHTNEGHAGFLGLERIAELCAQGLDFDSALEAVRGGTVFTTHTPVPAGIDRFDRELVARHFGPDAELPGIDVQRILTLGMETYPGGEPNLFNMAVMGLRLAQRANGVSLLHGQVSREMFAGLWPGFDPEEVPITSVTNGVHAPTWVAPEVLGLGARQVGSERAEDALTVGGTDRWDSVADIDDQEIWELRRTLREQLVQEVRERLRASWRQRGAGDAELGWIDGVLDPDVLTIGFARRVPSYKRLTLMLRDRDRLMELLLHPDRPIQIVVAGKAHPADDSGKRLVQELVRFADDPRVRHRIVFLPDYGMAMAQKLYPGCDVWLNNPLRPLEACGTSGMKAALNGCLNLSVLDGWWDEWFQPDFGWAIPTADGAGTDQDRRDDIEAAALYDLLEQRVTPRFYEQGRAGLPDRWIQMVRQTLTLLGPKVLAGRMVREYVDRLYVPAAQAHRALTPDTASDLAAWKARVRAAWSAVSVDHVETTAPTATAELGSTVGLRVRVALGSLSPDDVEVQAVSGRVDAEDRITDATVVPLKPTAAPDLEGRLLYEGPLSLDRTGPYGYTVRILPAHRLLASSAEMGLVAVPSEDGVEGAGVLLR; from the coding sequence GTGAAGGCGATCCGTCGGTTCACCGTCCGTCCCGTTCTCCCCGAACCTCTCCGGCCGCTGAGCGACCTGGCGCGCAATCTGCGCTGGTCCTGGCATGCGGAAACGCGCGACCTGTTCCAGTCCGTCGATCCCGAGGCCTGGGCCGCGGCCGGGGGTGACCCGGTGCGGACCCTGGGCCGGGTGCGCCCGGCCCGGCTGGCCGAGCTGGCCGGGGACCGGCGCTTCCTGCGCCGCCTCGGCGCGGTCGCCGACGACCTCGACGACTATCTGACCGGCGACCGCTGGTACCAGACCCAGGCGGCCGGGATGCCCGCCGCCATCGCCTACTTCTCCCCGGAGTTCGGCATCACGGCCGCCCTGCCCCAGTACTCCGGCGGCCTCGGCATCCTCGCGGGCGACCACCTCAAGGCCGCCAGCGACCTCGGCGTACCCCTGATCGGCGTAGGCCTCCTCTACCGGCACGGGTACTTCCGGCAGACCCTGTCCCGCGACGGCTGGCAGCAGGAGCACTACCCGGTGCTCGACCCCAACGAGCTGCCTCTCACCCAGCTGAAGGAGCCCGACGGCACCCTCGCACAGGTCTCGCTCGTGCTGCCCGGCGGCAAGGCGCTGCGCGCCCGGATCTGGCTGGCCCAGGTCGGCCGGGTGCCGCTGCTGCTGCTCGACTCGGACGTGGAGGAGAACGACCTAGGCGAACGCGGCGTCACCGACCGGCTCTACGGCGGCGGCAGCGAGCACCGGCTGCTGCAGGAGATGCTGCTGGGCATAGGAGGAGTCCGGGCGGTACGGACGTACTGCAGGCTGACCGGGCACCCCGAGCCGGAGGTGTTCCACACCAACGAGGGACACGCGGGTTTCCTCGGCCTGGAACGCATCGCCGAACTGTGCGCGCAGGGCCTGGACTTCGACTCGGCCCTGGAGGCGGTGCGCGGCGGCACCGTCTTCACCACCCACACCCCCGTCCCGGCCGGCATCGACCGCTTCGACCGGGAACTGGTCGCCAGGCACTTCGGCCCGGACGCCGAACTCCCCGGCATCGACGTGCAGCGGATCCTGACCCTCGGCATGGAGACGTACCCGGGCGGCGAGCCCAACCTGTTCAACATGGCCGTCATGGGACTCCGGCTGGCCCAGCGGGCGAACGGGGTCTCCCTGCTGCACGGCCAGGTCAGCCGGGAGATGTTCGCGGGCCTGTGGCCGGGATTCGACCCCGAGGAGGTGCCGATCACCTCCGTGACCAACGGGGTGCACGCCCCGACCTGGGTGGCCCCCGAGGTGCTGGGCCTCGGCGCCCGCCAGGTCGGTTCCGAGCGGGCCGAGGACGCGCTGACCGTCGGCGGCACCGACCGCTGGGACTCGGTCGCGGACATCGACGACCAGGAGATCTGGGAACTGCGCCGCACCCTGCGCGAACAACTGGTGCAGGAGGTACGGGAGCGGCTGCGGGCGTCCTGGCGGCAACGCGGCGCCGGAGACGCCGAGTTGGGCTGGATCGACGGAGTGCTGGACCCGGACGTCCTGACGATCGGCTTCGCCCGCAGGGTCCCGTCGTACAAGCGCCTGACGCTGATGCTCCGCGACCGCGACCGCCTGATGGAGCTGCTGCTGCACCCGGACCGCCCGATCCAGATCGTGGTCGCGGGCAAGGCCCACCCCGCGGACGACAGCGGCAAGCGCCTGGTCCAGGAACTGGTCCGCTTCGCCGACGACCCCCGGGTGCGCCACCGCATCGTCTTCCTCCCCGACTACGGCATGGCGATGGCGCAGAAGCTCTACCCCGGCTGCGACGTCTGGCTGAACAACCCCCTGCGCCCGCTGGAGGCCTGCGGCACGAGCGGCATGAAGGCGGCCCTGAACGGCTGCCTGAACCTGTCCGTCCTCGACGGCTGGTGGGACGAGTGGTTCCAGCCGGACTTCGGCTGGGCCATCCCGACGGCGGACGGCGCGGGCACCGACCAGGACCGCCGTGACGACATCGAGGCGGCGGCCCTGTACGACCTGCTGGAGCAACGGGTCACCCCGCGCTTCTACGAGCAGGGCCGCGCCGGCCTCCCCGACCGCTGGATCCAGATGGTGCGCCAGACCCTCACCCTGCTCGGCCCCAAGGTGCTGGCCGGCCGCATGGTCCGCGAGTACGTCGACCGCCTCTACGTCCCCGCCGCCCAGGCCCACCGCGCGCTGACCCCCGACACCGCGAGCGACCTGGCCGCCTGGAAGGCGCGGGTGCGTGCGGCCTGGTCCGCGGTGAGCGTCGACCACGTGGAGACGACGGCGCCGACGGCCACGGCGGAACTGGGGTCGACGGTGGGCCTGCGGGTGCGGGTGGCCCTCGGCTCGTTGTCCCCCGACGACGTCGAGGTCCAGGCGGTGTCGGGCAGGGTGGACGCGGAGGACCGCATCACGGACGCGACGGTGGTCCCCCTGAAGCCGACGGCAGCCCCCGACCTGGAGGGCCGCCTGCTGTACGAGGGCCCCCTGTCCCTGGACCGCACCGGCCCCTACGGCTACACGGTCCGCATCCTCCCGGCCCACCGCCTGCTGGCGTCGAGCGCGGAGATGGGGCTGGTGGCGGTGCCGTCGGAGGACGGGGTGGAGGGGGCGGGGGTGTTGTTGCGGTAG
- a CDS encoding alpha-1,4-glucan--maltose-1-phosphate maltosyltransferase has translation MPATHDSSSPPTSSKDTAAAEPAAPSAAKKPAGEPAGSPARKAAKKAAKKAVTRAVTKTATKAATRTASKTPGNTAGKTAAKPARKTAQKTAKKAVPAKKAATKPAQKAVGKTAGKTLGKKSVKAAAGVTGSPGTSPGPGGAVPRHRGTTLGRIPILDVRPVVQHGRRPAKAVTGESFEVSATVFREGHDAVAANVVLRDPAGRPGPWTPMRELAPGTDRWGATVTAGEPGRWTYTVEAWSDPVTTWRHHAGIKIPAGIDTGLVLEEGARLYERAAAGVPEAERQVVLDVVRALRDEERPAAWRLAAALAPEVTDVLARHPLRELVTASDPMPLLVERERALYGSWYEFFPRSEGTAERPHGTFRTAARRLKPIADMGFDVVYLPPVHPIGTTFRKGPNNTLTAGPDDVGVPWAIGSPEGGHDAVHPALGTLEDFDFFVAQARSHGLEVALDFALQCSPDHPWVEKHPEWFHHRPDGTIAYAENPPKKYQDIYPIAFDADMDGLVAETVRILRHWMDHGVRIFRVDNPHTKPVVFWERVIAEVNDRDPDVIFLAEAFTRPAMMHTLAQIGFQQSYTYFTWRNSKQELTEYLTELSGQAAAYMRPNFFANTPDILHAYLQHGGRPAFEVRAVLAATLSPSWGIYSGYELCENTPLREGSEEYLDSEKYQLRPRDWEAAAREGRTIAPLITRLNDIRRRSPALRQLRDLHFHHADKDAVIAYSKRSGSNTVLVVANLDPHNTQEATVSLDMPQLGLDWHESVPVRDELTGETYYWGRANYVRLEPGHRPAHVFTVLRPSNPQIGGSPTI, from the coding sequence ATGCCCGCCACGCACGACTCGTCATCACCCCCGACAAGCAGCAAGGACACGGCAGCGGCAGAGCCGGCAGCCCCGTCGGCGGCGAAGAAACCGGCCGGCGAACCGGCCGGCAGCCCGGCCAGGAAGGCGGCCAAGAAGGCGGCCAAGAAGGCAGTCACCAGGGCAGTCACGAAGACGGCCACGAAGGCGGCCACCAGGACGGCCTCGAAGACGCCCGGGAACACGGCCGGGAAGACGGCTGCGAAACCGGCCAGGAAGACGGCCCAGAAGACGGCCAAGAAGGCAGTACCGGCCAAGAAGGCGGCCACGAAGCCTGCTCAGAAGGCGGTCGGGAAAACGGCCGGGAAAACTCTCGGCAAGAAGTCCGTAAAGGCCGCCGCCGGCGTCACCGGCTCCCCCGGGACCTCGCCGGGTCCGGGCGGCGCCGTACCCCGGCACCGGGGCACCACCCTCGGCCGCATCCCGATCCTCGACGTACGGCCCGTGGTCCAGCACGGGCGCAGGCCGGCCAAGGCGGTCACCGGCGAGTCGTTCGAGGTGTCCGCCACCGTCTTCCGGGAGGGGCACGACGCCGTCGCGGCGAACGTGGTGCTGCGCGACCCGGCCGGCCGGCCCGGGCCGTGGACGCCGATGCGCGAACTGGCCCCGGGCACCGACCGCTGGGGCGCCACCGTCACCGCAGGTGAACCGGGCCGCTGGACCTACACGGTGGAGGCCTGGTCCGACCCGGTCACCACCTGGCGGCACCACGCCGGCATCAAGATCCCCGCGGGCATCGACACGGGGCTGGTCCTGGAGGAGGGCGCCCGGCTGTACGAGCGGGCGGCGGCCGGGGTGCCGGAGGCCGAGCGGCAGGTCGTCCTGGACGTCGTGCGCGCCCTGCGGGACGAGGAACGCCCGGCCGCCTGGCGGCTCGCGGCGGCGCTGGCGCCGGAGGTGACGGACGTGCTGGCCCGTCATCCGCTGCGGGAGCTGGTGACCGCCTCCGACCCGATGCCGCTGCTGGTGGAGCGGGAGCGGGCCCTGTACGGCTCCTGGTACGAGTTCTTCCCCCGCTCCGAGGGCACCGCCGAACGCCCCCACGGCACCTTCCGCACCGCCGCGCGCCGGCTGAAGCCGATCGCCGACATGGGCTTCGACGTCGTCTACCTGCCGCCCGTCCACCCCATCGGCACGACCTTCCGCAAGGGCCCCAACAACACCCTCACCGCCGGCCCCGACGACGTCGGCGTGCCCTGGGCCATCGGCTCCCCCGAGGGCGGCCACGACGCCGTCCACCCCGCTCTGGGCACCCTGGAGGACTTCGACTTCTTCGTCGCCCAGGCACGCTCCCACGGCCTGGAAGTCGCGCTGGACTTCGCGCTGCAGTGCTCGCCGGACCATCCCTGGGTGGAAAAGCACCCGGAGTGGTTCCACCACCGGCCCGACGGCACGATCGCCTACGCCGAGAACCCGCCGAAGAAGTACCAGGACATCTACCCCATCGCCTTCGACGCGGACATGGACGGCCTGGTCGCCGAGACCGTGCGGATCCTGCGGCACTGGATGGACCACGGGGTGCGGATCTTCCGCGTGGACAACCCGCACACCAAACCGGTCGTCTTCTGGGAACGCGTCATCGCCGAGGTCAACGACCGCGACCCCGACGTGATCTTCCTGGCGGAGGCGTTCACCCGCCCGGCGATGATGCACACCCTCGCCCAGATCGGCTTCCAGCAGTCCTACACCTACTTCACCTGGCGCAACAGCAAGCAGGAACTGACCGAGTACCTCACCGAGCTGTCGGGGCAGGCGGCGGCCTACATGCGGCCGAACTTCTTCGCCAACACCCCCGACATCCTGCACGCCTACCTCCAGCACGGCGGCCGGCCCGCCTTCGAGGTCCGGGCCGTGCTCGCCGCCACCCTCTCCCCCTCCTGGGGCATCTACAGCGGCTACGAACTGTGCGAGAACACCCCGCTCAGGGAGGGCAGCGAGGAGTACCTCGACTCGGAGAAGTACCAGCTCAGGCCCCGCGACTGGGAGGCGGCGGCGCGCGAGGGCCGTACCATCGCACCGCTCATCACCCGGCTCAACGACATCAGGCGCCGCAGCCCGGCCCTGCGCCAACTGCGCGATCTGCACTTCCACCACGCCGACAAGGACGCGGTGATCGCCTACTCGAAGCGGAGCGGGTCGAACACGGTTCTGGTGGTGGCCAACCTCGACCCGCACAACACCCAGGAGGCCACGGTCTCGTTGGACATGCCGCAACTCGGCCTGGACTGGCACGAGTCGGTGCCGGTGCGCGACGAGCTCACCGGCGAGACCTACTACTGGGGCAGGGCCAACTATGTGCGCCTCGAACCGGGCCATAGGCCCGCGCATGTCTTCACCGTCCTGCGACCGTCCAACCCGCAGATCGGAGGGTCACCCACAATATGA
- the treS gene encoding maltose alpha-D-glucosyltransferase, which produces MIVNEPVPDTFEDTPAKDRDPEWFKRAVFYEVLVRSFQDSNGDGIGDLKGLTAKLDYLQWLGVDCLWLPPFFKSPLRDGGYDVSDYTAVLPDFGDLADFVEFVDSAHQRGMRVIIDFVMNHTSDQHPWFQESRRDPDGPYGDYYVWADDDKQFQDARIIFVDTEASNWTYDPVRKQYYWHRFFSHQPDLNYENPAVQEEMISALKFWLDLGIDGFRLDAVPYLYQQEGTNCENLPATHAFLKRVRKEIDAQYPDKVLLAEANQWPEDVVDYFGDYQSGGDECHMAFHFPVMPRIFMAVRRESRYPVSEILAKTPAIPSGCQWGIFLRNHDELTLEMVTDEERDYMWAEYAKDPRMRANIGIRRRLAPLLDNDRNQIELFTALLLSLPGSPILYYGDEIGMGDNIWLGDRDAVRTPMQWTPDRNAGFSSCDPGRLFLPTIMDPVYGYQVTNVEASMSSPSSLLHWTRRMIEIRKQNPAFGLGSYTELQSTNPAVLAFLREYEDDLVLCVHNFSRFAQPTELDLSRFNGRHPVELFGGVRFPAVGELPYLLTLAGHGFYWFRLRQDAA; this is translated from the coding sequence ATGATCGTCAATGAGCCCGTCCCGGACACCTTCGAGGACACGCCCGCGAAGGACCGGGATCCGGAGTGGTTCAAGCGCGCCGTCTTCTACGAGGTCCTGGTCCGCTCCTTCCAGGACAGCAACGGCGACGGCATCGGCGACCTGAAGGGCCTGACGGCCAAGCTCGACTATCTGCAGTGGCTCGGGGTCGACTGCCTGTGGCTGCCGCCGTTCTTCAAGTCGCCGCTCAGGGACGGCGGTTACGACGTCTCCGACTACACCGCGGTGCTCCCGGACTTCGGCGACCTGGCCGACTTCGTGGAGTTCGTGGACTCCGCCCACCAACGGGGCATGCGCGTGATCATCGACTTCGTCATGAACCACACCAGTGACCAGCATCCGTGGTTCCAGGAGTCGAGACGCGATCCGGACGGTCCGTACGGCGACTACTACGTCTGGGCCGACGACGACAAGCAGTTCCAGGACGCCCGGATCATCTTCGTCGACACCGAGGCCTCCAACTGGACGTACGACCCGGTACGCAAGCAGTACTACTGGCATCGCTTCTTCTCGCACCAGCCGGACCTGAACTACGAGAACCCGGCGGTGCAGGAGGAGATGATCTCCGCGCTGAAGTTCTGGCTGGATCTCGGCATCGACGGGTTCCGGCTGGACGCGGTGCCGTACCTGTACCAGCAGGAGGGCACCAACTGCGAGAACCTGCCGGCCACCCACGCCTTCCTGAAGCGGGTCCGCAAGGAGATCGACGCCCAGTACCCGGACAAGGTGCTCCTCGCCGAGGCCAACCAGTGGCCGGAGGACGTCGTCGACTACTTCGGCGACTACCAGTCGGGCGGCGACGAGTGCCACATGGCCTTCCACTTCCCGGTCATGCCGCGCATCTTCATGGCGGTGCGCCGCGAGTCCCGCTACCCCGTCTCCGAGATCCTCGCCAAGACGCCGGCCATCCCCTCCGGCTGCCAGTGGGGCATCTTCCTGCGCAACCACGACGAGCTGACCCTGGAGATGGTCACCGACGAAGAGCGCGACTACATGTGGGCCGAGTACGCGAAAGACCCGCGGATGCGCGCCAACATCGGCATCCGCCGGCGCCTCGCGCCCCTGCTCGACAACGACCGCAACCAGATCGAGCTGTTCACCGCCCTGCTGCTGTCCCTGCCCGGCTCGCCGATCCTGTACTACGGCGACGAGATCGGCATGGGCGACAACATCTGGCTCGGCGACCGCGACGCCGTACGGACGCCGATGCAGTGGACCCCCGACCGGAACGCGGGTTTCTCGTCCTGTGACCCGGGACGCCTGTTCCTGCCGACGATCATGGACCCGGTCTACGGCTACCAGGTCACCAACGTCGAGGCGTCGATGTCCTCGCCCTCGTCGCTGCTGCACTGGACCCGGCGCATGATCGAGATCCGCAAGCAGAACCCCGCCTTCGGACTGGGGTCCTACACCGAGCTGCAGTCCACCAATCCGGCGGTGCTCGCCTTCCTGCGGGAGTACGAGGACGACCTGGTGCTGTGCGTCCACAACTTCTCCCGCTTCGCGCAGCCCACGGAGCTGGACCTGAGCCGGTTCAACGGGCGGCATCCCGTCGAGCTGTTCGGCGGGGTCCGCTTCCCGGCGGTCGGCGAGCTGCCGTACCTGCTCACCCTCGCGGGGCACGGCTTCTACTGGTTCCGGCTGCGGCAGGACGCCGCGTAG